The following coding sequences lie in one Arachis ipaensis cultivar K30076 chromosome B03, Araip1.1, whole genome shotgun sequence genomic window:
- the LOC107633743 gene encoding uncharacterized protein LOC107633743, whose protein sequence is MSLSCGVECVFVLGCARWLWKRCTYIGSYDSATWTAATPDEFDEFXXXXXXXXXXXXXXXXXXXXXXXXXDPDCVVKRVGHSETQGRVPPYLIYADHQHRQIVLAVRGLNLAKESDYKLLLDNRLGKQMFDGGYVHHGLLKSAVWLLNQESETLKKLWVDNGCSYDMVFVGHSLGSGVVSLLTILVVNHRERLGGIPKEKIRCYAIAPARCMSLNLAVKYANVIHSVVLQDDFLPRTATPLEDIFKSIFCLPCLLFLVCLRDTFIPDDRKLRDPRRLYAPGRMYHIVERKFCRCGRFPPEVRTAIPVDGRFEHIVLSCNATSDHGIIWIEREAEKALQQMKEHSTETVIVPPSVQKFERLQTIEKEHRNALERAVSLNVPHAVDAAENEPGEHNEAETGSTSDGKEASSSESRTSGGRPNWDDVVQKLLKKKNESEDVANLPQ, encoded by the exons ATGTCATTGTCATGTGGGGTGGAGTGCGTCTTCGTGCTCGGCTGCGCACGCTGGCTGTGGAAGCGCTGCACATACATCGGCTCCTACGACAGCGCCACGTGGACCGCCGCCACTCCCGACGAGTTCGACGAGTTCGANNNNNNNNNNNNNNNNNNNNNNNNNNNNNNNNNNNNNNNNNNNNNNNNNNNNNNNNNNNNNNNNNNNNNNNNNGACCCCGATTGCGTCGTCAAGCGTGTCGGCCACTCTGAAACCCAAGGCCGCGTGCCGCCGTATCTCATATACGCCGACCACCAGCACCGCCAGATCGTGCTCGCCGTCCGCGGCCTCAACCTCGCCAAAGAGAGCGACTACAAGCTCCTTTTGGATAACCGCCTTGGGAAGCAG ATGTTTGATGGCGGGTATGTTCACCATGGTTTGCTGAAGTCGGCGGTTTGGTTGCTGAACCAGGAATCAGAGACCCTCAAGAAGTTGTGGGTGGATAATGGTTGCAGCTATGATATGGTATTCGTGGGGCACTCCCTTGGTTCCGGGGTTGTGTCGTTGCTGACTATACTGGTGGTGAATCATAGGGAGAGGTTGGGAGGGATACCAAAGGAGAAGATTCGGTGCTATGCCATTGCTCCTGCAAGGTGTATGTCACTCAATTTGGCTGTCAAGTATGCCAATGTCATACACTCTGTTGTGCTGCAG GACGATTTCTTGCCAAGAACGGCCACTCCATTGGAAGATATATTCAAATCCATATTCTG CTTGCCCTGCTTATTATTCTTGGTTTGCTTGAGGGACACCTTCATACCAGACGATAGAAAGCTTAGAGATCCAAGGAGACTTTATGCACCTGGACGAATGTACCATATTGTTGAGAGAAAATTTTGCAG ATGTGGGAGATTTCCTCCTGAAGTGAGAACTGCCATTCCTGTTGATGGAAGATTTGAGCATATCGTCTTATCCTGCAATGCAACATCAGATCATGGAATTATTTGGATCGAAAGGGAGGCAGAGAAAGCTTTACAA CAAATGAAGGAACATAGTACCGAAACCGTGATAGTCCCTCCATCGGTGCAAAAGTTCGAGAGATTGCAGACCATAGAGAAAGAACATAGGAATGCTTTGGAAAGAGCTGTTAGCTTGAATGTACCCCATGCAGTGGATGCTGCAGAGAATGAACCGGGTGAACACAATGAAGCCGAGACAGGTAGCACCAGTGACGGGAAAGAAGCCTCAAGTTCTGAATCAAGAACAAGTGGTGGAAGACCAAACTGGGATGATGTTGTCCAAAAGCtattaaagaagaagaatgagtcAGAAGATGTTGCAAATTTGCCACAATAA
- the LOC107631254 gene encoding glucan endo-1,3-beta-glucosidase 2-like, translating to MALHCCLLLLLLLQISLLAADEAFIGVNIGTSLSDMPHPTQVVALLKSQQIHHVRLYDADQAMLIALAKTGIEVSVSVPNEELLAIAQSNSTAANWVYRNVVAHYPSTNITSICVGSEVLTTLPNVAKILVNALKYIHSALVASNLDRQIKVSTPLSSSMILDSFPPSQAFFNRSLNPILIPMLDFLQSTGSYLMLNIYPYYDYMESNGVIPLDYALFKPLPPNKEAIDSNTLVHYTNVFDAVVDAAYFAMSFLNFTNIPVVVTETGWPSKGDRNEPDATLDNANGYNSNLIKHVLNMTGTPKHPGIAISTYIYELYNEDTKAGPLSEKNWGLFDANGKPIYILHLTGSGAVLANDTTNQTYCVAKDDADPKMLQAGIDWACGPGKVDCSPLLQGQPCYEPDNVVAHANYAFDTYYHLMGRSSEACNFNQMATISTSNPSHGSCVFPGSLGKNGTFGNVTAASMNSTSLDSSANNVHRNLVLVIGVVTWGVVLL from the exons ATGGCTCTACATTGttgtcttctgcttcttcttcttcttcaaatctcTCTACTTGCAGCTGATGAAG CATTCATTGGAGTGAACATTGGAACATCTCTCTCAGACATGCCTCATCCAACACAAGTAGTAGCACTTCTTAAATCACAGCAAATTCACCATGTTCGGTTGTATGATGCTGACCAAGCCATGCTCATTGCACTTGCAAAGACAGGAATTGAAGTTTCTGTCTCTGTCCCCAATGAAGAACTCTTAGCAATTGCCCAATCAAATTCCACAGCTGCCAATTGGGTTTACCGAAATGTTGTAGCACATTATCCATCCACTAACATAACATCCATTTGTGTTGGTTCTGAGGTTTTAACCACACTTCCTAACGTTGCAAAAATCCTAGTCAATGCCCTTAAGTACATTCATTCAGCTCTTGTCGCTTCGAATCTGGATCGCCAGATCAAAGTTTCCACACCCCTTTCGTCTTCCATGATCCTGGATTCGTTCCCTCCTTCCCAAGCCTTCTTTAACCGCTCCCTGAATCCTATCTTGATTCCAATGCTTGATTTCTTGCAATCAACAGGCTCCTATCTAATGCTCAACATTTACCCGTACTATGATTACATGGAATCTAATGGGGTGATTCCATTGGACTATGCACTTTTCAAGCCTCTGCCTCCCAACAAAGAAGCCATAGATTCCAACACACTTGTACACTACACCAATGTGTTTGATGCTGTGGTGGACGCAGCATATTTCGCCATGTCCTTTCTAAACTTCACCAATATCCCGGTGGTGGTGACGGAGACAGGATGGCCTTCCAAGGGCGACCGGAACGAGCCGGACGCAACATTAGACAATGCAAATGGATATAACAGCAATCTCATCAAACATGTTTTAAACATGACAGGAACTCCCAAGCATCCGGGGATAGCCATTAGTACTTACATCTATGAGCTCTACAATGAGGACACAAAAGCAGGGCCATTGTCTGAAAAGAACTGGGGATTGTTTGATGCAAATGGAAAACCTATTTACATATTGCATCTCACAGGGTCAGGAGCAGTTTTGGCTAATGATACTACAAATCAAACTTACTGCGTCGCCAAGGATGATGCTGATCCCAAGATGCTGCAGGCTGGAATAGATTGGGCTTGTGGACCTGGCAAGGTGGATTGCTCTCCATTGCTTCAGGGCCAACCCTGCTATGAACCGGACAATGTGGTTGCACATGCTAACTATGCTTTTGATACTTACTACCATTTGATGGGAAGGTCTTCTGAAGCCTGTAACTTCAATCAAATGGCCACAATTTCTACCTCCAATCCAA GTCACGGTTCTTGTGTATTTCCGGGAAG TCTCGGCAAAAATGGAACCTTTGGTAATGTGACAGCAGCATCAATGAACTCAACAAGTTTAGATTCTTCTGCTAACAATGTTCATAGAAACCTTGTATTGGTGATAGGAGTAGTAACATGGGGAGTGGTTTTGCTATGA